The region CAGATTTTCTTTTACCAATTCTTTGGCTTCGGCATCCGGATTGGCCATATTCAGTTTTACTTCCTGAACATATTTATCCAGTTCCTTCATCCACCAGTCCTTTTTCCAGGTTGCGAACTTGGAAGTTTTGGTATAATTAAAGAATTGCTTCTCGAATTTATTGTCCTTAAACTGCGCAACGGCCATTGCCTCATAAGCCCAGCGGGATGCCATTACATTACCAACCAACGGAACTTTCGATTGAGAAGAGAACCAAGGGTGTAGTTTGTCGAAACGTACAATAACTCCCGAGAATAATAATTGAGGAATAATTAAAATCGGAATGAGGATGTAAATAACTTTTGCGGAATTAAAGGATGCGGAAATATTTAATCCTAAAATATTGGCAAAACAAGCTACAGAGAATAAAGCAAACCAATGCGTGAAGGTCATGCCCTGAATCTCGAGAATAAAGTTTCCTACCACTACATACAATAACATTTGTATAGCAGAAATCAGGAACATGATGGTGATTTTACTATTCAGGTAACTCCATTTGGAAAGATTCAGGAAGGATTCCCTTTTCAGGATTTTCTGATCCTTAATAATTTCTTCGGCAGCAACGGTAAGTCCGATAAATAAAGCCACCACTACGCTGATAAATAAAAACTGAGGAACGTTTTCAGAATCGCGGAATACATAGTGTCCCGATTGTGCACTTTCATTATCGAAGAACTTCACAAAGAAAGCCAGAATTAATGCGAGTGCAGGAGCTTCAAACAGGTTAATCAGGACATATTGCTGATTGGTGAGTTTGGATAAAACATCACGAACCAGGTATACCCAGTATTGTTTTAACTTATTCGGAATTTTAAATGTGCTCTCGGGAATATCTTTTTGCGGAGGTGCTTCCGGAAGTTTGCTCGCAATTTTTTCAAGATAAAATTCATTCCACTCTTTAGGAGAAATTTTACGGTTTTGCGTAGCATTTCCATATTCATCCACCACTTTCGATTCAATGATGTTGAATATCTGTTCCGGATTTACATTACCACAAGTAGGACATTCACTTTCGTTACAGTTAACGTGGTTAACCTGTGTTTTAAAATAAATTACAGCGTCTACAGGATTACCATAATAAATCGGATATCCTCCTACATCCAGAATCATCAGCTTATCGAACATTTTGAAAATATCCGACGAAGGCTGGTGAATGACTACCCAAACGAGTTTACCTTTTAAAGCAAGCTCTTTAAGTAAGTCCATGATGTTTTCGGAGTCGCGCGATGACAAACCAGAAGTTGGTTCATCCACGAATAACACCGATGGTTCACGAATCAATTCGAGACCGATGTTCAAACGCTTTCTTTGTCCACCCGAAATCGTTTTATCCAGCGGATTTCCTACTCTCAGATCCTTCGTTTCGTATAATCCGAGTGCGGTAAGTAGGTTTAAAACCAATTTTGTTATTTGAGCATCGCTCATGTTTCCAAAACACAATTTTGCATTGTAAAACAGGTTTTGGAAAACCGTTAATTCTTCAATCAGAAGGTCATCTTGCGATACATAACCGATAACGCCTTCGATTTTGGAACTTTCTTTATAGATATCCACTCCATTAACGGTAATGGCCCCCTGCGTTGGAGGGTAATTTCCGTTCAATACGTTTAATAAAGTCGATTTACCGGCTCCGGATCCTCCCATAATTCCTAATAGTTTTCCTGATTCTTCAGAAAAACTCAAGGGATGCAATCCGATTTTTCCTCCTTTAAAGTGATACATGATATTATCCACCTTAAATACAATTTTACTGGTGGTGGTATCACTGAGGAATTTGGAAATTATATCGGAATAATAGATCGGTTGTACACGCGAGGAACGAATGGATGAACCTTGTGTTAGAATGTAAACGCGTAATGGCGTAATGTTAATACCATTCAGGTAAATCTCTGAATTGCCATAGTAGCGCAGGAAATAAATTCCAACTGAATTGATACGGACTACACGGATTTGTCCTTGAATACCTTCGCTGTAGATGTGTTTTGCTTCGAGGAAAATAGATTCTTTGCTGTTATTGATATAAAGCAAATGTGATCCATCTTCAATTTGATCTTCTTTATTATCTACGAAATTTTTGCAACGGCGGAATTCTTCATCAGAAATGTTAAAGGTTTCAGCTACTGTACTTGCAAACTCTAATTCCTGTTCGGTAATGGATAAATTTTCATTGATAAATTCGAGGATACGAACCAATACAATGATTTTCTGTTTTTGTGCAAGCTCTTCATTGATCTGGGTACAGATACGAAGGACTTTAACCGAGTTAACGGATGTACGTTTTTTTGCTCCGTCTTTCTTTTGTGATTTCCCCTGGTGGGTTTCCAGGTATTCATCAAAAAGCTTGAGGTATTCATCAACTAACTCCTGATTGAGCTGCGACTTAAGGAATATTTCAACGATACGTCGACCGCCTCCCTGGGGAGTTTCCGAATCGGCTTCGGGTTCGTCCTCGTCTTCAACCCTCGCAATAATCGCGAAGAGCTGCATCAGGGCTTTTAATATCCGTTCACTCATGTGTTTGTGTGTATTGGTTTAAACACAAAAAGACATTACCAATGAATGTCTTTCTGCGTTCGGCTATTACCGTTTTATTTTTTGATCTGTTTGAATCCGATGAGCATCACTGCACATCCTGATGTTTTTTTATTGGGATCCAAACGAGCTTCGATGATCACGTCGAGGGTCGACTCCACTTTAAAATCCCAATAGGTAGCGTTTCCGTAATCCATATTGGAGAAAAGCAGATTTCTTTCTTTATCGTACACGTCGAAAATCACGTATTTGTCTTTTGTACCGGCAGAAGCTGCAATGCGGTAGGTAGAACCTCCGAAAAATGTTGTGGTAAATTCTGCAGTTTGTTCTTCATCTAACAAGGCTCTGTAGGTCTGACCATCCGAAATAAAAATAGCGCTTTTGTCTTTTTTACTTGGTTTGGTAAGGTAATCCTTACAGATATTAGTTAATGAATCGCAGCTTTGAGCATTTACAAAACCTGCCGTAAAAAACAGGGCCAAAGCAATGAATAGAGTGTGCTTATTCAGTTTCATAGGGCAGATTCAACGATTTTGGTTCTTAATGCTTTTACTTTTTCAGTGATGGAGGTCAAAATTTCCGGAGTAAGGTTCACCTTGGTGGTGCTCTTAATTACGGTAATTTGATTATCGGCATCAGTTTCTGGTTTTTGGTAGCTGTAGGTAAATTCTACATTAGCGAAATAGCTGTAAAGTTCTTCCATTTCAGAAAGAAGGTTGCTATAGCTTTCTTCTGTATTGTACTGCTCAAGTAATTCAATCAGATTCGAAAGTGTGGTTTTTTGCTCACCGATACGGTTGATCAGATTTTGGTTATTGTTTTGTTGCACCACTTCGCAGGCGAAATACAATGCTTCAACCCATCCACCGGTAAGAATTAAACCTGCTTCTTGCGAACGATCATTGTTTTTCAGGTATTCATCTCCATTTCTGTAGGCATCACTAACGATAACCAGCATGGAATCTTTATTCCCCATGTTTTCGGAGAAACGATCCATGATGTCTTCAGAAAATGCACCTCCCATATCGAGTTCTTTCGATAATTGTTCAACAGAAGAGAGATAAGTCAATGCTTCATTGGTATTATCATACATGGTAGCATAGCCTAAATCAGCTCCGTAAACACCTAAGTTGAGTGCTTTCGCAAATTTTGTAGAATAGCTGGCCGTAGCACTGGTCGGATTTAGCATCGACGCATTGTAAGGCGCACCGGTACTTTTAATCAACTCCGCTGTTTGAAACGGTGAAGGAATACTAAACAACTTACCGTTGATCGTCATCCCCATTGCATCGTTGGTGTCGAGTACATTAGGATTTACCTTCGTCACATCCTGTTCAGTGGTATTGGAATCTCCACAGCTCGCTAATGCAAGGGAAACTATCCCCACAGAAACGATACCGAGCTTCCTGAGGTCTTTTGAAAAATTAGACATATTCAGACTGGCTTTTTTTTAACGGTGCAAGTAATAAAATTTTAGCGATATCTCAAAAAAGAGATGTTCGATAAAAAAAAGAAAATGTTCGCCGAATTTGCGCTTTGATGGGGTCAATGAATTGTGAAAAAGCCTTCTTTGTGCTATTTTGCAACAATGAAGAAAATCGCTGTTTTCACCTCAGGAGGTGATAGTCCGGGAATGAATGCCTGTATTCGGGCAGTTGTGCGTACCGCTGCTTTCCATAATATACAAACCACTGGTATTCTGCATGGTTACGAGGGAATGATGGATGCTGAATTTGTAGAACTTACCCGAAGTTCTGTGGCCAATATCATCAATCGCGGGGGGACCATCCTCAAAACGGCCCGCAGTAAGCGCTTCATGGAGGCTGAAGGAAGAAAAATAGCGCTGAATAACCTTAAATCTGCCGGAATCGATGGTATTGTTGCTATTGGGGGCGATGGCACATTTACAGGAGCCAGGGTTTTTTCAGAAATCTGCGATATTTCCATTGTAGGGTGTCCGGGTACGATCGATAATGATTTAGTGGGGACCGATTACACCATCGGATACGACACCGCTATTAACACAGTGATGGAAGCTGTTGATAAAATTCGGGATACGGCGGAAAGTCACGACCGGCTTTTTTTCGTGGAGGTTATGGGACGCGATGCGGGTTTGATTGCTTTGCGTTCCGGAATTGCGGTTGGAGCGGAAGATATTTTAATTCCTGAAACCCGGACAGATCTTAACCTTTTGATAGAAAAATTAAGGGAAGGAAGAAAAACCAAGACCTCAAAAATCATCATCGTTGCAGAAGGAGATGAAGCCGGGGGAGCATTTACGGTAGCAGACCAGGTGAAAAAAGCATTGCCCTTTTATGATACACGGGTTACTGTATTAGGACATATCCAACGCGGGGGGAATCCAACCTGTATGGATCGGGTCAATTCTTCGCGTATGGGATTTGCAGCGGTAGAGGCTTTAATGAACGGAAAAAATGGGGTGATGATCGGAATTGTGAATAACAATATCACTTATACACCATTCGAAAATGCCATAAAGCATATTCAGCAAATATATCCCGACTATCTTCGCATGATGGAAATTCTTTCCATGTAAGTAATTGTGACGGATCGTAAAACATATTTTGCCGACATCATTCTCCCCCTAGCGGTTCCCCAGTATTATACCTACCGGGTCCCCATGGAGTTGAATGAAAGCATCGCCATTGGAATGCGTGCCATTGTTCAATTTGGAAAAGCCAGATTGTATACCGGAATCGTGCGGAAAATTCACGAGGTGGCACCTGCACATTACGAGGCCAAATACATGGAGGGATTACTCGACGACCGGGCCATTGTTACTGAAGGACAAATGCAATTCTGGGAATGGATGGCAGGCTACTATTGCTGCACCGTTGGTGAAGTTTTTGTAGCAGCTTTACCGGGAAGTTTACGCCTTGCTTCCGAAACCAAAATCGTATTGTTATCGGAAGAAAATGAAGGATCGCATTCACCAAAGGAACAAGTGATTTTAGATGCGCTTTCAGCAAGAGGGACCTTAACACTTTCTGAAGTTTCGGAATTACTACATCAAAAAAATGTTCAGCCTTACATTAAAAGTCTGATCGAAAAAAACAGAATCGCTGTTGAGGAAGAATTAAAATTCAGGTATAAGCCAAAATATGAAACTGTGCTTGAATTGCATGAGGCTTATCAGGATGAAGAAAATCTGAAATCGCTTTTTGCCCAATTGGAAAACGATAAACGGGCCATTAAACGGGTTGATGCATTATTAAAATTTATTCAGCTTTCCGGTAAATACTCAGCGAAGGAAATTCCCGTTAAAAAATCGGAACTCATTCAGCAATTGGAAGGAAATGCTTCACCGATTGAGACGCTGATAAAAAATGGGATTTTAATTCCCAGAAAAGTGAGAGTCGACCGGCTAGCTCTGGATTTGGGAGAGTCCTCCCCTATGCCTGTATTGTCGGAAGAACAACAATCGGCATTGGATCAAATCAATCATCATTTTGAAAATAAAGAAACCGTTTTACTTCACGGGGTGACCGGATCCGGAAAAACGGAAATCTATGTAAAACTGATTGATCAGGTGTTAAAATCGGGACAAGGACAAGTATTGTACTTATTGCCGGAAATCGCTTTAACTACCCAAATTATTAATCGTCTTCGTCGATTTTTTGGCGATGTTGTTGGCGTGTATCATTCTCGATTTAATGAACAGGAAAGAGCGGAGATATGGACCAAAACACTAAAAGGAGAATACAAAATTCTTATTGGAGCACGATCTTCTCTATTTCTGCCTTTTCATGATTTGAAATTGGTAATTATCGACGAAGAACATGAAAATTCATTTAAGCAATACGATCCTTCGCCACGCTATCAGGCACGCGATTCTGCCATTGTATTGGCAATGATGAATAAAGCAAAAACATTATTGGGATCGGCAACTCCCAGCATAGAATCCTATTACAACGCATTGCAGGATAAATATGGATTAGTGGTGTTGAAAAAGCGTTTTGGAGGAATGTTATTGCCCGAAATTCAATGCATCGATTTAAAGAAATCGCATCAGCGAAAGGAAATGCACGAATCGTTTTCGCACGATTTATTGGAGTTTATCCGAACAGCCATTGGTAATAAAGAACAAGTCATTTTATTTCAGAACCGAAGAGGATATACTCCCCAATGGAAATGCGAAACGTGTGGATGGGTTCCAAAGTGTAAAAACTGCGATGTCTCGCTCACTTATCACAAGCATAGTCATTCACTGCAATGCCATTATTGCAATTTGAATATGAGTCCACCCAAAGTATGCAGCGCCTGTGGAAGTCACAAACTCAACATGCTGGGATTTGGTACTGAAAAAATTGAAGAGGATCTGGTGCAACTCATTCCCGGAATCCGCGTACAGCGATTGGATCTGGATACTTCCCGGTCGAAAAACGCCTATTTACAATTGTTGAGTGATTTCGAAGATCATAAAATTGATGTGTTGGTGGGAACACAAATGGTGACCAAAGGTCTGGATTTTGATAATGTTGCTTTAGTCGGTGTTTTAAATGCCGATAGTCTTTTAAACTTCCCCGATTTCAGAGCTTTTGAGCGATCATTTCAACTTTTAGCCCAGGTATCAGGAAGATCCGGAAGAAAAAACAAAAGAGGATTGGTCCAGATACAAACCTGGGAACCCAATCACTGGGTGATACAAAAAGTAATGCAAAATGATTACGAAGGTTTATATAAACAAGAAATCATTGAACGAAGAAATTTTCATTATCCTCCATTTATTAAATTAATACGGATTACCATTCGCCATAAAGACCGTTTAAAAGCGGCCGAAGGAGCTGATGCTTTAGCTAAAACATTGCGCAAAGAAATGGGAAAACGAATTTTAGGTCCGGAAGAACCTGTTATTTCAAGAATTCGCAATTATTATATTCGAAACATCACCATCAAAATCGAAAAAGGATCGACTTATCCGCAATGGAAAAAACACCTGATGGATGTTATTTTAGATTTTAGAAAAATTAATGACAAAGGAAAATACCTGGTCGATATTGATGTTGACCCTGCATGATTATTTCATGAGGTAACGCTTACGTTTTAATTTCCCAAGATTGGTTGTCTTTTGCTTATTCCGCAAATTAATGGCTGATTCCGTATAATAAATATGTTTCTCCAGGAAATGGATTTGTTTTTCTACCCATTCTTTTCGGGATAGTTTAATATCCTGTTCCTTCATTTCTTTATACAAGGTTTCTGCAATATCGTCGTAGTCTTTTCTACCGAGATAATCGTAGTCTGCATCATTCATAATTTGTTGCAAACGGGTTTTGGGGATAGACCGCACTTTGGTAGTTCTGATAATGCCGGATATCAATTTGATTTGTGCAGAAGTATATCCATAATCCGGCAATATTTTGCGTGCCATTTTCACTGCTAATTCCTCATTGTTGTGGTAGGTATACAAATAACCACAATCGTGCAACAAAGCAGCTGTATTCAACATTAATTGCTCTTCTTCATCCAGTCCTTCTTCCTTACCTATAACCATTACTGCCTGCAATACATCCACGGTGTGATGAACGCCATGATAATATAAATTGGCGGGAAGTTCATTGGTAAGTCGATCAATGATATAATCTTTCAAACGCTCATACTGAACAAAAATAAGTCCGGCAACCTGTTTCATTAATTTATTAGGGTGCGTGCCCTTCCCTCCTATCGAATACTCGGGTTTTAATCCGGTGATGTAATACATGCCAACGTGACCAATATTTTTGCCTTCGATTTGTCCACGGTAATGACAGTCGAAATAATCCTTTATTTTTTCGAAGGTAGCTGCTGAAATGTTGACTTTCCCTGGTTCGCAATTCGAGCAAATTCGGGATGCGATATTCACCGTATCGCCCCACACATCGTAGGCAAATTTTTTCTTCCCGATTACTCCTGCTACGAGTGGACCACTATGAATTCCAATCCGTAATTCCCAGGCTTTTCTTCCCGACTTACGAAGTTGATGCTTCATTTTTTCCATGTGGTTGGCAATTTCCAATGCAGCAAGGGCCGAAAGAATCGGATTTTCTTTTCTCTTTTCCGGAACACCTCCAACACTCATGTAAGCATCACCAATGGTTTTGATTTTCTCCAGATGATAACGCGTAATGGTCCGGTCGAACTGGGCAAAATACGAGTCGAGAGTATTGACCAATTCAACTGCCGACATCTCACGGGTTCGGTGAGAAAATGAAACGAAATCGGTAAATAACACCGATGCCATGGCATAGCGTTTTGGTTTCACTTTGCCGGAGGTTTCAAGTTCCATCGCAATTTCCCTTGGCAGGATATTTAGGAGCAATGAACGAACACGTTTTTTCTTATGAAAAAGCTTTACAAATACTTTTACCATCGACCGGATTGTTTCCGGTTGAAAGGGCTTTTCGATATAATCTACAGCGCCCGATTTATAGGTCTCGGCCACCTCATAGCGTTTGTGGTCTTTATCGAGCGTAATTATCACATGCGCATCTTCACCATGGTGATCCTGGCGAATCGTGTGCATAAATTCAAAGAGATCGAGTCCTTTTAATCCATAGTCGAGAATAATAACAGCCACCTCGGTATATCGCATTATATCCAGTGCTTTAGCAGCAGTGTCGGTACGAATGATAGTACAGGGTAAAGGATTTAAAATCTCCTCCAGCTTGGCCTGCTGGGAGATGTTGTCGTCGATAATCAGGACTGTTGTTTCGGCCATAAGAAGTCGAAAATTAGTCAAAAAAATAAACCGGAAGAATGCTAACTGAGGAAATTCAGTTTTCAACGGACAATGTTTCGCAAGGAAGGATTGACTATTTTTGGGCAACGATTAACACTTATGGCAGAAAAACCTTCAATACCCAAAGGCACACGCGATTTCGGACCACAGGAAATGGTTCGCAGGAATTACATTTTTGAAACGATTCGGGGACATTTCCGGAAGTATGGATTTTTGCCCATTGAAACACCGGCGATGGAGAACCTAAAAACGCTGATGGGGAAATATGGTGAAGAGGGAGACCGGTTAATCTTCAGAATCCTGAACAGTGGCGATTTTCTGGACGGAATGGATTTGGAGGAACTGAAATCAAAAGGATCGTTGTATGCCTCTTCTAAAATCAGCGAAAAAGCACTTCGTTATGATCTAACCGTTCCTTTTGCCCGTTTTGTGGTACAACATCAAAATGAGATCAGTTTTCCCTTTAAACGATACCAGATTCAACCTGTATGGCGAGCAGATCGTCCACAACGTGGCAGATACCGCGAGTTTTATCAGTGTGATGCAGATATGATCGGATCGGATTCACTTTTAAATGAAATTGAACTGATTCGATTGATGGATGATGTGTTTACGGATTTAAACATTAAGACCACCATCAAACTCAACAACCGCAAAATTCTGGGAGGTATTGCTGAAATAACCGGCGAACAAAACCGGATTGTAGATATCACGGTGGCCATTGATAAACTGGATAAAATCGGTGAAGAAGCTGTGCTTAACGAAATGCGGGAAAAGGGAATTTCAGAAAATGCCATTGCTAAAATTCAACCTTTATTAACGCTAAAAGGAAGTGCTCAGGAACAACTTAATGTTTTGCAGGATTTGTTTGTATCTTCCGAAACCGGTAAAAAAGGAATCGACGAATTGAGATATATTTTTAATTTATTTCAATCGGAAAACATGCAACTTTCCACTGCCATTTTAGAATTGGATATTACGCTTGCAAGAGGATTAAATTATTACACCGGTGCCATCTTCGAAGTAAAATCGAACGAAGGCGAATTAAAGGTTTCTATCACCGGAGGTGGACGATACGATGATTTAACCGGAATTTTTGGCTTAAAAGGAATGTCGGGCGTAGGAATTTCTTTTGGGGCAGACCGTATTTATGACGTGCTTACCGAATTAAACCGTTTCCCGGAAAGTCATTCCGACTCCACCCAACTCTTATTTGTAAATTTCGGTGAACAGGAAGCATTCTGGTGCATTCAGCTTTTGCAATTATTGAGGAAAAACGGTATTAATGCAGAGTTGTATCCCGATAAAGCAAAAATGGCCAAGCAGATGAAATATGCCGACGATAAACAAATTCCATATGTGGCCTTAGTGGGCTCTTCGGAATTGGAGAGTGGTACCATAACTGTAAAAAACATGAAAACGGGCGAACAAAAACTGATGCGTCCGGAAGAACTGATTCAATTATTCTGACTATGAATTTTCATTATATAACACCCGATCATTTAACTATTGACGCCATTGATGAATTAGTTCATTCAGGGAAAAAAATTGCCCTTTCCGAACGTTCGGTTCAATTGATTGAAAAATGTCAGCACTACCTGCATAAAAAACTTCAGGACAGCGATGCGCCGATTTATGGAATAAATACAGGATTCGGATCCTTGTGCAATACGAAAATCGAGAAAGATGATCTTTCCCTATTACAGGAAAACCTCGTCCGTTCGCATGCCTGTGGGATGGGACCTGAAATTGATCCGCAGATTGTAAAAATTATGCTGCTGTTAAAGATTCATGCTTTAGCATTGGGACATTCCGGTTCAACTTTAGCCACTGTTCATCGATTAATCGAAATGTATAATCATGAAGTATTGCCCATCGTATATGAACAAGGATCATTGGGAGCCTCCGGCGATTTAGCCCCACTCGCCCACTTATCTCTTCCACTCATTGGTACAGGAGAAGTGCATTACAAAGGCGAAAAACGATTTGCAGCAGATGTATTGAGAGAACTGAATTGGGAGCCCATTCAATTGCAGGCAAAGGAAGGATTAGCATTGTTAAACGGAACACAATTCATGAATGCCCACGGCGTATATGCGCTTATCCGACTGAAAAAATTAAGTCAGCTGGCCGATACCATTTCTGCAGTATCTCTGGATGCATTTGAAGGATTAATTGCGCCATTTCACTCCTTGATTCAGGTGATTCGTTCACATAAAGGACAAGCCATAACAGCAGCAAATATTCGTCATCTACTTCAGGGAAGCGAATTACAAAATAAACCAAAAACACAAGTACAGGATCCGTATACGTTCCGATGTATTCCTCAGGTACACGGTGCCAGTAAGGATCAAATCCGCCATGTTTCTTCCATTGTAGAAACGGAAATCAATTCGGTAACCGATAACCCAACGATTTTTCCGGATGAAGACCTGATCATTTCCGGAGGAAATTTTCATGGTCAGCCCCTTGCCATTTCATTCGATCTTTTAGCCATTACCGCTGCAGAATTAGCGAGTATTTCTGAACGGAGAATTTATAAATTAATATCGGGACAAAGAGGCTTACCTCCATTCCTGGCAAAGGATGCCGGACTCAATAGTGGATTTATGATTCCACAATATTCTGCGGCTTCCATCGTTTCTCAGAATAAACAACTTTGTATGCCGGCTTCTGTGGACACCATCGATTCAAGCAATGGACAAGAAGACCATGTAAGCATGGGTGCTAATGCTGCCACAAAAATGATTAAAGTGGTGGATAATTTAATTTCTGTTCTCGCTATTGAATTAATGAATGCATCGCAGGCATTATCCTTTAGAAAAGAGAAAACTTCTCCTTTATTGGAAAAATTTATTTCCAACTATAGAGAACACGTTCCATTAGTAGAAAAAGATATTTACATGCACCAGGAAATGGAAAAATCCAGACAATTTATTTTGTCCTGTTCCATCCCCGAAGGATTGGAAGCCTGGTAAATCATTAAAGAATGAAAAAACTCCTATTCGCCCTTATCCTGCTTTTAAGCACTAGTTTTTTGTTGAATGCACAAAAAGAAGGAGGTCCGAAAAAATATCAAGGTTTACTTTGGGAAATTTCCGGCAATGGATTAAGTAAACCTTCCTATTTATACGGTACCATGCACGTAAGTGAAAAATTAGCTTTTCACCTTAGTGATACTTTTTTTCTTGCCTTGAAAAAGGTGGATATGGTTGCACTGGAATTAGATCCTGCACAATGGATGGAGGAAACACTGGAGCTCGAGAAAGCGACCAATCAACGGGAATATTTGAGAGATCCGGGAAGTTCACGTGGCTTTTACGATTATGCATTTAAAATATTTTTTCCTGAGAAAAACGATTACGCCCGAATCATCCGTTCGAAACCCCGATTGATGAATGCGATGTTGTATCGCTCTTCAGATTACAAAAATGAATATGAAGAAGATACTTATCTGGACCTTTTCATTTTTCAGGCGGGAAAAAAATTGAATAAAAAAGTAGTGGGATTAGAAGATTTTATGGTCTCACGAAAATCCGTTGAAAAATCCTATACAGGCAAAGAGGAAATGGATCCCGAGAAGTTGAAAGAAGAACGTGAAATGATTCGTATCCGTGTCCGGCAAATGGAGAAAATAAAACCTTTACGGGAATATCAGGAGGACGCTTACCGTTTGGGTGATTTGGACATGATCGATTCATTATACCGCCTGATGAATCCGGGAACCAAGTTTCTTAAATACATGCTTTGGGATAGAAATATCGTAATGGCCAATGGCATGGATTCATTAATGAAAAAAAATAACAGTCTGTTTACCGGAGTTGGAGCAGCGCATTTACCCGGAGAAAAAGGAGTAATCGAGCTTCTTCGTTTAAAAGGATATACTGTTCGACCTGTTGTTTTTACTTCCCGCAGGGATGAAGAAATGAAAACGGAAATCGAAAACTTAAAATATCCGGTCAAATTCGAAAAGCAATACCCGTCCGATTCCTTGTTCTCGGTTGATATGCCCGGCAAAATGTACGTGACCGCAGAACGCGCCGGAAAAACCGAGTATCTGTTTAATGATATGTCGAACGGCTCCTATTACTTTATTCAGCGTTATACTCATAATGGTGCTTATAAGGGACACCAACCGGATTATATTTTGAGTCGAATCGATAGTCTCTTGTACGAAAATGTTCCCGGAAAAATTCAATCAAAAAAAACAATAAAATCTTCCAATGGATTTCCGGGTCTCGATATCGTGAACAAAACCCGTAGGGGCGATTTGCAACGTATGCAGATTTATGTTACGCCACTGGAAATAATTGTTTTCCGAATGAGCGGAAGAAATGATTATATCAGTGGTCCCGAAGGTGAAATCTATTTTAAGTCCATTCAGTTTTTGGACCGTTCTAATTCATCCAGCACTATCGTTTCATCCGATCACGCCTTTCAATTTAAAATTCCCGGAAACTGGATATCTGGTTACAATAACTCCACTTACAGCGGCATTCAAAAAAGGAATTATTCTTCGGTTGATAAAGACGGGAATTATTATTTCATGACTCAGTCGCAACTGATCGATTTCAGTTATATTGAAGAAGACACCTTTGAATTAAATTATCTCAGTGAGCGTTTTGCAGAAG is a window of Flavobacteriales bacterium DNA encoding:
- the hutH gene encoding histidine ammonia-lyase, which codes for MNFHYITPDHLTIDAIDELVHSGKKIALSERSVQLIEKCQHYLHKKLQDSDAPIYGINTGFGSLCNTKIEKDDLSLLQENLVRSHACGMGPEIDPQIVKIMLLLKIHALALGHSGSTLATVHRLIEMYNHEVLPIVYEQGSLGASGDLAPLAHLSLPLIGTGEVHYKGEKRFAADVLRELNWEPIQLQAKEGLALLNGTQFMNAHGVYALIRLKKLSQLADTISAVSLDAFEGLIAPFHSLIQVIRSHKGQAITAANIRHLLQGSELQNKPKTQVQDPYTFRCIPQVHGASKDQIRHVSSIVETEINSVTDNPTIFPDEDLIISGGNFHGQPLAISFDLLAITAAELASISERRIYKLISGQRGLPPFLAKDAGLNSGFMIPQYSAASIVSQNKQLCMPASVDTIDSSNGQEDHVSMGANAATKMIKVVDNLISVLAIELMNASQALSFRKEKTSPLLEKFISNYREHVPLVEKDIYMHQEMEKSRQFILSCSIPEGLEAW